The Candidatus Hydrogenedentota bacterium genome segment CAGCGAACGCGTCGAGGTTGTCTTCGATGCCGATGACCGGCTGGCCTCGTATGTCCTTCATAAACGCGCCTGCGGGCGTGCTGTGGGCGCTGAGTCGTTTCTTGATTCCATGCTGACGGGCAGAACCTTGGACGAGATCGCGGACACGAGTCCGGAGGAACTGCTCGAATACTGCCGGCCTCAAAGCGATGCGGAGGCCTTCCTTGCACTCAAACACTTGTTTGCCGTACAGGCTGCCTGCGCCGTACTGAGAGGTGCGGCGGCGGGCGGGCTCAACAATGCCTGTACCGCCGCGAGGATCGGGTTTGAAGACGGGCACACGCGCTTGACCGGGCTCATCCGGGTCACTGCGCTGCACGGAGCCATCGAAGCGTGCCGCCGCTGCAACCGCTGTCCCGCGGGAGAGGATGTCTAAGCGTCGCAAGCGCTCGCTTCTGCCTTCCCGATGCGCTATGATCGCGCGACCAGTGTGGTTACAGCCGGTTAAAATCAGCGCCCGGGACCGATCACGCGAGACGGGCGTTTTCGAGAGGATTATCATCTATGGCAGTGGCGAAACGGCGGGAAACCATCGGCGTCATGGTGGGCAATGTAAAGGTGGGCGGGGGCGCGCCGGTCGTCGTGCAGTCCATGACCAACACCGATACGGCCGACCCGCAATCTACCGCGAAACAAATCATGGAACTTGCCGACGCGGGTTCCGAGCTGGTCCGGGTCACCGTCAACGTTCCCAAAGCCGCGGAAGCTGTCGCCGAAATTGTCCGGCACATCCGAGATGCCGGATATACCACCCCGATTGTCGGCGATTTTCACTACAACGGCCACAAGCTGTTGGCACAGTGCCCCGAGTGCGCGAAAGCTCTGGACAAATACCGCATCAATCCCGGCAACACCGGCAAAGGGGCGAGCCGGGACGCCAATTTTGAGACTATCTGCAAGATTGCGGCCGATAACGGCAAGCCCGTGCGCATCGGGGTCAATATTGGCTCGCTGAACCCCGAACTGGTTATCCACAAGATGCAGGAGAACACCGACAAGCAGCTGGGCAAGCCTTCCGATGAGGTGATGAACGAGTGCATGATCCTCTCGGCTCTCGAGTCCACCCAACTCGCACTCGATGCCGGGCTGCGACATGATCAGATCGTCATTTCGTGCAAGACGTCTACGCCCGTATACCTCATCAACTTGTACCGTGAACTATCCTCGAAGACGGACCAGCCGCTACACCTTGGCCTGACCGAAGCCGGCATGGGGGCCAAAGGGCTCGTCTGGTCCGCCGCCGCGATGGCCCCACTCTTATGCGAGGGCATAGGCGACACGATTCGCGTGTCGCTCACGCCCCGTCCCGGGAGCGATCGGCGCGAGGAAGTCTACGCCTGCTGCGAACTACTTCAGGCGCTGGGACTCCGGTCGTTTGCGCCGAGCATTACATCATGCCCCGGCTGCGGACGAACCACCAGCACCACGTTCCAGGAACTCGCCGAGCAGACCGAGGCCTACGTCAAAAAACGCCTTCCCGAATGGCGAAAACGTTACAAAGGCATCGAAACCCTCAAGCTGGCGGTCATGGGATGTGTCGTCAACGGACCCGGCGAATCCAAGGCCGCCAACATCGGCATCAGCCTGCCCGGTTCGGGGGAAAGCCCCGTTTGCCCTGTATATGTGGACGGCGAGAAAGTCGCGGGACTCAAAGGCTCTCCCCAGGAATTGGCAAGCGGCTTCCGCGAGATTATTGACAAATACATCGAGACCCGGTTCGAACACCGCGAAAAATGCTAATTTCGGGGACACAATACTCAATTGGGAATTCGCGCGCACTATCTGCCATAAGTGTTTTGACCATTCATGGTCATAATTGAGTATTGTGTCCCCGAAATTCCTACTTCGTCTCACGCGCATATTCGCAGAGGGCGCGGAGGTTTTCGCGGGGGGTATCCCGCACGACCTCGCAGCCCGCGCTGACGATGAAGCGGGCGCCGGCTTCCCTGTGGCATCTCGCGATGGCCTCTCGGACGCTCTCGGGGCTCCCGTCGCGCAAGCAGCGCACAGGATCGAGGTTGCCCAGGATGACTTGGTCCGGACCCATCGCGGCACGGCCCTGGGCAGCGGGCGCCAGGAAGTCGAGATCGACGATGTCGCAGCCCAGCCGTCCCATCCCCTTCAGGATGGCGCGGGTATCGCCGCAGATGTGCAGCCGCACCTTGAGGCCCATGGCGTGAAGGCCGTCTACGAGGCGCTTCTCGGCGGGCCAGACGAATTCCTCGTAAATCTGTGGTCCTACCAGCGAAGCCGCGGCATCGCCCACACCCATCAGCTCGGCCCCGGCGTCTTTCTGTGCCTGCGCGAAAGCCAATTCCATCTCGATTATGAAATCAAAGAGGTCACGCACAAACTCAGGCCGCTCAAAGAAATCCATCATGATATGGTTGATTCCGCGCAAGTCGGCCGCTTCGGCGACGGGACCCTCGACCCAGCCTTCGACAATCCGTTCATTCCCCACGCGCTTTTTCAACAGCGCGACGCCTTTGACCCGGTCGTGCATGCGCCCGCCGCCCAGCGGGTCCGGTATCGAGAGCCTGGCGAGATCCTCCGGGCGCTGCAACAGGGCGTGGCTCTCGTCCACTGCCGGAGGCTGATCCTCGAACCACTCGATGGCCGCGCCACAATCGGCAGCTTCGCGCGCCGGGTCTGAAATGGCCGACACAAAATCAAACCCGAAGGCTTCGGCGACGCGGCTCTGGGCTTCCGCCAGCACGTCATGGTTTGAGGCATACTTGCCGTACTTCACCCCCATCAGGTCCGCCGCGAACATCATGGTGATTGGCATCAGCGGCAAGTGGTCGACTTCGCGCCCTTCGATCATCGCCAGCACACGTTCCCGGCCGGTCATATTCAAACCCTCCCGTGTTTCGCCGGCTATTCGTTTCCGAGCATCTCTCGAATGGTCGTGATCATCTCGCTCCGCGGAACCGTTACTTGCGCGGTTCTTCCCGCTTTACGGTAGGCGT includes the following:
- the ispG gene encoding flavodoxin-dependent (E)-4-hydroxy-3-methylbut-2-enyl-diphosphate synthase — protein: MAVAKRRETIGVMVGNVKVGGGAPVVVQSMTNTDTADPQSTAKQIMELADAGSELVRVTVNVPKAAEAVAEIVRHIRDAGYTTPIVGDFHYNGHKLLAQCPECAKALDKYRINPGNTGKGASRDANFETICKIAADNGKPVRIGVNIGSLNPELVIHKMQENTDKQLGKPSDEVMNECMILSALESTQLALDAGLRHDQIVISCKTSTPVYLINLYRELSSKTDQPLHLGLTEAGMGAKGLVWSAAAMAPLLCEGIGDTIRVSLTPRPGSDRREEVYACCELLQALGLRSFAPSITSCPGCGRTTSTTFQELAEQTEAYVKKRLPEWRKRYKGIETLKLAVMGCVVNGPGESKAANIGISLPGSGESPVCPVYVDGEKVAGLKGSPQELASGFREIIDKYIETRFEHREKC
- a CDS encoding uroporphyrinogen decarboxylase family protein, which produces MTGRERVLAMIEGREVDHLPLMPITMMFAADLMGVKYGKYASNHDVLAEAQSRVAEAFGFDFVSAISDPAREAADCGAAIEWFEDQPPAVDESHALLQRPEDLARLSIPDPLGGGRMHDRVKGVALLKKRVGNERIVEGWVEGPVAEAADLRGINHIMMDFFERPEFVRDLFDFIIEMELAFAQAQKDAGAELMGVGDAAASLVGPQIYEEFVWPAEKRLVDGLHAMGLKVRLHICGDTRAILKGMGRLGCDIVDLDFLAPAAQGRAAMGPDQVILGNLDPVRCLRDGSPESVREAIARCHREAGARFIVSAGCEVVRDTPRENLRALCEYARETK